From a single Drosophila sulfurigaster albostrigata strain 15112-1811.04 chromosome 3, ASM2355843v2, whole genome shotgun sequence genomic region:
- the LOC133842634 gene encoding uncharacterized protein LOC133842634, with product MDTGRFLMMFGLIAVAFCVCLASAEEVSTDKPHTHVEHRNGVDISIPGTTPSNAVLPTPQDPQAAQAPQAPQAPQAPLPRPPLFTNLGFNNVLQNGAGSIFTRPDGRTVLLGSGGQTLVTGGDSDSDEEDDDDVRNFNSGSNVFFNSQYFSNAGYGGTTIINGYQFNIVDGGIQLKIGDKVYNYPAKDASVKSKETVDINGQQATLEYDNGNIVLQLADGTVFAKTENGIFSGNRESYENRGKLHQAALDQAAKVQQEVAELQNRIQAQMRELQANLENTFKNGHFPF from the exons ATGGATACGGGACGTTTTCTGATGATGTTCGGGCTGATTGCCGTCGCTTTCTGCGTCTGCCTTGCCAGTG CTGAGGAGGTGTCGACGGACAAGCCACACACTCATGTGGAGCATCGCAATGGCGTGGATATCTCCATACCCGGTACGACCCCGTCAAACGCTGTGTTGCCAACACCTCAAGACCCTCAAGCCGCTCAAGCCCCTCAAGCCCCTCAAGCCCCTCAAGCCCCTCTACCCCGACCCCCCCTTTTTACGAATCTAGGCTTCAACAATGTTCTACAAAATGGAGCTGGCAGCATATTTACTCGTCCCGATGGCCGAACTGTTTTGCTTGGATCTGGAGGCCAGACGCTTGTGACTGGAGGTGACTCAGATAGCGATGAggaggatgacgatgatgttAGAAACTTCAATTCTGGATCAAATGTGTTCTTTAATAGCCAATACTTTAGTAATGCTGGTTATGGTGGCACTACGATTATCAATGGCTATCAATTCAACATTGTCGATGGTGGCATACAGCTGAAGATTGGCGATAAGGTGTACAACTATCCAGCAAAGGATGCTAGTGTTAAATCCAAAGAGACGGTCGACATCAATGGTCAACAGGCCACACTGGAGTACGACAATGGCAACATTGTCCTCCAATTGGCTGATGGCACTGTCTTTGCCAAAACGGAGAATGGCATATTCAGTGGCAATCGTGAATCTTACGAGAATCGTGGAAAGCTCCACCAAGCTGCACTTGATCAAGCTGCCAAGGTACAACAAGAGGTAGCTGAGCTGCAGAATCGCATACAAGCCCAAATGCGGGAGTTGCAGGCGAATCTCGAGAATACCTTCAAGAATGGTCATTTTCCTTTCTAA
- the LOC133844039 gene encoding bleomycin hydrolase, producing MAKLSLHTEIESEPISEYNHKFALSRVQLDRWRSQFYATPLNRLAQNICTTSDPIRACLRQDLTTLAMPGKIQHKLEKVIKPTADGPNWLCAGLDLLRLAMKKDCELSVPYLFYWHKLERCNYVLNSVVELLERCEPLDGRTFQYLMKHLVPDGGNWQMFVNLVQKYGIMPHKCYFVSWSASRSLHLNKMLRSKLHEFSSRLHAQFTFDGDGSNLPSMVKTMVEELYKIISICLGTPPLEFSWTFKNEKKGKTYTPMSFYQRFVTPFLTLNAQICLGHDPRLSSGYQKNYRIAYACNMVDGVQQSYNNQPVEKLLEIMVASLAAGSAVWLVCDLQAIFNTKSEVLSLVTHNFEQVFGMSVGAELNKAQRLEYKETRRNTVLLLTEVIVDEMQKPLQFRTITKAAETVTKKSESNTTLQGEDDEDDTETEIATETAAKRKSSKAKATVINVDWLREYAFEIVIDTLFVPLDVLHAAQTQPYVELPIWDPMGALLS from the exons ATGGCAAAGCTCTCTCTGCACACTGAAATCGAAAGCGAACCGATATCCGAATATAATCATAAGTTTGCACTCAGTCGCGTCCAATTGGATAGATGGCGCTCCCAGTTCTATGCCACGCCCCTCAATCGTCTGGCTCAGAATATTTGCACAACAAGCGATCCCATCCGAGCATGCTTGCGTCAGGATCTAACGACTCTGGCCATGCCGGGCAAAATTCAGCACAAGCTGGAGAAAGTGATCAAACCCACTGCGGATGGTCCCAATTGGCTATGTGCAGGGCTCGATCTGCTGCGCCTGGCCATGAAGAAGGATTGCGAACTCTCTGTTCCATATCTGTTCTACTGGCATAAGCTGGAGCGTTGCAATTATGTGCTGAACTCTGTGGTGGAGCTGTTGGAGCGTTGTGAACCGCTGGATGGACGCACCTTTCAGTACTTGATGAAGCATCTGGTTCCCGATGGCGGCAATTGGCAAATGTTTGTCAATCTCGTCCAGAAGTATGGCATCATGCCGCATAAGTGTTATTTCGTCAGCTGGTCAGCATCTCGCTCGCTGCATCTGAACAAGATGCTAAGAAGTAAA TTGCACGAATTCAGCAGCCGTTTGCATGCACAATTTACCTTCGATGGAGATGGCAGCAACTTGCCCTCAATGGTCAAGACAATGGTCGAGGAGCTATACAAGATAATCAGCATTTGCTTGGGTACGCCGCCCCTAGAGTTCTCTTGGACTTTCAAGAATGAAAAAAAGGGGAAGACTTACACTCCCATGAGCTTTTATCAACGTTTCGTGACACCGTTCCTTACACTGAATGCTCAAATCTGTTTGGGCCACGATCCGCGTCTCAGCTCCGGCTATCAGAAGAACTATCGCATTGCCTACGCCTGCAATATGGTAGATGGAGTGCAGCAAAGCTACAACAATCAACCGGTGGAAAAGCTGCTAGAAATTATGGTGGCATCTCTGGCAGCAGGTTCAGCTGTGTGGCTCGTCTGCGATCTCCAGGCCATCTTCAATACCAAGTCCGAAGTGCTTAGCCTGGTAACGCACAACTTTGAACAGGTCTTTGGCATGTCAGTGGGAGCGGAGCTCAATAAAGCCCAGCGTCTGGAGTACAAAGAAACTCGTCGTAACACGGTATTGCTGCTAACGGAAGTTATCGTAGATGAGATGCAGAAGCCGCTACAGTTTCGCACAATCACCAAAGCAGCCGAAACCGTCACCAAGAAATCAGAATCTAATACAACTTTGCAAGGCGAGGATGACGAAGATGATACTGAGACTGAGATTGCGACTGAGACTGCTGCCAAACGAAAGTCGTCTAAAGCCAAGGCGACAGTAATTAACGTCGATTGGCTTAGGGAATATGCCTTTGAGATAGTTATTGATACGCTCTTTGTGCCACTTGATGTGTTGCATGCGGCACAAACGCAACCGTACGTGGAATTGCCCATTTGGGATCCCATGGGTGCGCTTCTGTCTTGA
- the LOC133845445 gene encoding uncharacterized protein LOC133845445, whose protein sequence is MDTGSVTSNEEESELEPMIREQRVLLDSLERIMNKMTNETHQPGQSIDIARWKLPKHIELADPNFDKAGKIDLLLGAEHYFDIMQDKHLSLALTEEDKVDQQITKFWELDSFSTDTPCLSPLEKQCEMHFLQNIQTAIDKKPIVSLPFMDNASALGESRDLATRRFLSLEKRLLRDPQTKASYVDFMKEYEALGHMKEMHTNEITKARYFIPHHCVLKPESATTKLRVVFDASAVTSSGKSLNDLLHKVLQGVPREDITSNVQLEETSYEDYTIKTLGITWTPTTDHLFVMKAKIFMQHLTKEGYGYKDDLPAHLQEEWKRYREELKVLNTIKVPRHVYSGKTPVTAEIHTFVDASEKAYGAAVYIRATYKDKRRTIQLLCAKSHLAPINTITLPRLELKAAVLGAQLTSKIKEDLAMKNASTYYWSDSRIVLSWINCSSSIRDKFVATRVATIHELSIPKQWRHVASEHNAADVLSRGMTASKFAEHAMWFYGPMFLHGSSSTWPAPFIATNEELIIMNPPKVSQSSVMTITKEEDIIYTIQHNNSFNKLLRVIAYMMRFRRKKKYISHTIEFEEIMEARKIVFRNIQNIDFKDDIKHLKRQRETLKGSSINSLSPFLDQNGILRVGGRLEAANISFDSKHPILLPYNDPVVKMILVQIHKDNMHCGPQALLTTSRQQFWILKGKTMARSTVKACVKCTKAKPKLMEQIMGNLPPLRVTQARPFFNSGVDYCGPFKIHYKVRGKKPSTAYIAIFCCFATKAVHLELVSDLTTEAFLAALRRFIARRGKCQVLHCDNATNFVGAKNKLQELQEAIFSDNAKTQILQECNNKGVQFKFIPPRAPHFGGLWEAAVKSAKHLLLKNVTTADLTYEELETVIVEIEAILNSRPLTPLSDDPNDVTALTPGHFLIGEPLTAQADCEPSQQPKTLGNRWQAVSKLKHAFWKQWSQEYLQQLQQRQNGEDPQQT, encoded by the exons ATGGATACTGGATCGGTTACTTCCAATGAAGAAGAGTCAGAACTGGAGCCAATGATTCGTGAACAAAGGGTTCTGCTGGATAGCTTGGAACGCATCATGAACAAAATGACGAATGAAACAC ATCAACCAGGACAGTCAATTGATATTGCTCGTTGGAAACTTCCAAAGCATATTGAATTGGCAGATCCTAACTTCGACAAAGCAGGAAAGATTGATCTACTCTTAGGAGCAGAACACTACTTCGACATAATGCAGGACAAGCATTTATCGTTGG CTCTAACGGAAGAAGATAAGGTAGACCAACAAATTACGAAATTTTGGGAACTGGATTCATTCTCAACCGATACACCATGTCTATCACCACTGGAGAAACAATGTGAAATGCACTTTCTCCAGAACATTCAGACTGCAATTGATAAGAAACCGATTGTTAGTCTCCCATTCATGGATAATGCTTCAGCCCTGGGGGAGAGTCGTGATCTTGCGACACGACGATTCCTTTCCTTGGAAAAACGGCTATTGCGAGATCCACAAACTAAGGCAAGTTATGTGGATTTCATGAAAGAATATGAAGCTCTTGGGCATATGAAGGAGATgcacacaaatgaaataacaaaagcacGGTACTTCATACCACATCACTGTGTGCTCAAACCTGAAAGTGCAACAACCAAATTAAGAGTGGTTTTCGATGCATCTGCAGTTACGTCATCAGGAAAATCGCTCAACGACTTACTGCACAAAG TTCTACAAGGAGTTCCGAGGGAAGACATCACTTCAAATGTACAACTGGAGGAGACTTCATATGAGGACTACACGATTAAGACCCTCGGAATAACCTGGACACCAACAACAGATCACCTTT TtgtaatgaaagcaaaaattttCATGCAACACCTCACAAAGGAGGGTTATGGGTACAAAGACGATCTGCCGGCTCATCTTCAGGAGGAATGGAAACGCTACAGGGAGGAGCTAAAGGTTCTGAACACCATAAAAGTACCACGTCACGTATACTCAGGAAAAACACCTGTGACGGCAGAAATCCACACATTTGTTGATGCCTCGGAGAAAGCATATGGAGCTGCTGTATACATCCGAGCAACATATAAGGACAAGCGAAGAACGATCCAGTTATTATGTGCAAAATCGCACTTAGCaccaataaatacaataacgCTACCGCGTCTGGAGCTTAAGGCTGCTGTATTAGGAGCACAGTTGACTTCCAAAATAAAGGAAGACTTGGCCATGAAAAATGCATCCACATATTACTGGTCTGATTCACGGATTGTACTGTCATGGATTAATTGCTCATCATCCATTCGAGATAAATTCGTTGCCACTAGAGTTGCAACAATACATGAGTTATCCATACCAAAACAGTGGAGACATGTTGCATCAGAACACAATGCAGCAGATGTCCTCTCCAGAGGAATGACGGCTTCAAAATTCGCGGAACATGCCATGTGGTTCTACGGCCCTATGTTCCTACATGGTTCATCATCCACATGGCCGGCTCCTTTTATTGCTACCAACGAGgaattaataattatgaatcCGCCAAAGGTTAGTCAATCATCCGTGATGACTATCACAAAAGAGGAGGACATAATATACACAATACAGCATAATAATTCGTTCAACAAGCTACTCAGAGTAATAGCTTACATGATGCGCTTCCGACGTAAGAAGAAATACATAAGCCACACCATTGAGTTTGAAGAAATAATGGAAGCCCGAAAAATTGTTTTCcgcaacattcaaaatatcgaCTTCAAAGATGACATCAAACATCTCAAGAGGCAAAGGGAGACACTAAAGGGCAGTTCAATCAACTCACTATCACCATTCTTAGATCAGAATGGAATTTTGCGTGTAGGAGGTCGACTGGAGGCGGCAAATATATCATTCGACTCCAAACATCCGATACTTCTGCCATACAACGACCCTGTTGTGAAGATGATTCTTGTGCAAATACACAAGGACAACATGCATTGCGGACCTCAGGCTCTATTGACTACATCAAGGCAGCAATTCTGGATTCTTAAAGGAAAAACTATGGCTAGGAGCACGGTAAAAGCCTGTGTCAAGTGCACTAAAGCTAAGCCAAAATTAATGGAGCAGATCATGGGAAATCTGCCACCACTTAGAGTAACGCAAGCTCGACCATTTTTCAACTCTGGCGTCGATTATTGTGGACCATTTAAAATCCACTACAAAGTGAGAGGAAAGAAGCCTAGCACAGCTTACATTGCCATATTCTGCTGTTTCGCGACTAAAGCTGTGCATCTCGAGCTGGTTAGCGATCTCACAACAGAGGCATTCTTGGCAGCACTTCGTCGTTTCATTGCTCGGCGAGGGAAATGCCAAGTTCTTCACTGCGACAACGCAACAAATTTTGTGGGAGCAAAAAACAAGTTGCAGGAATTACAGGAGGCTATATTCTCCGATAATGCGAAAACCCAAATTCTCCAGGAGTGTAACAACAAGGgagttcaatttaaattcattccACCTCGTGCACCACACTTCGGAGGATTATGGGAAGCTGCAGTAAAGTCGGCAAAACATTTATTACTGAAAAATGTGACGACAGCCGATCTTACTTATGAAGAACTGGAAACAGTTATAGTCGAAATAGAGGCCATATTGAACTCTCGACCATTAACACCACTGTCCGATGACCCAAATGACGTTACAGCACTAACGCCTGGACACTTCCTAATTGGAGAGCCACTAACTGCACAAGCTGATTGTGAACCATCGCAGCAACCAAAAACGTTAGGTAATCGATGGCAGGCCGTTTCAAAACTGAAACATGCATTCTGGAAACAATGGTCGCAGGAGTATCtacaacagttgcagcaacgtCAAAATGGAGAAGATCCTCAGCAAACATAA